Proteins encoded in a region of the Stieleria neptunia genome:
- a CDS encoding succinate dehydrogenase cytochrome b558 subunit: MSDSNSDSNSELSFFTKHEFAIRRLHSLTGIVPLGLYMCVHLTTNASLLGSVEIFQRAVFLIHSPGPLLPLIEWGGIFLPLLFHAGLGIWIAKTGRSNSSQYQFTSNKRYSWQRWTGFIALVYLFLHVMHLHGGIHAEGWMNAIYKVGFGRFSPYNAGSSLVDAMNLGYGIIWPAIYLVGVLACVYHFVNGLWTAGITWGLWISPKAQARATKVCVALGLVLTVISLAAWAGAVFPGKEDVAEMRAIEDRMYDAGVVAGTVPENEHKRDLRGRAAAAEESGDAADGEQASAGTAEPAS; encoded by the coding sequence GTGTCCGACTCCAACTCCGATTCAAACAGCGAGCTGTCGTTTTTCACCAAGCATGAATTTGCGATCCGCCGACTTCACTCGTTGACGGGAATCGTGCCGCTGGGTCTTTACATGTGCGTTCACCTGACGACGAACGCAAGCCTGCTGGGCAGCGTCGAAATCTTTCAGCGCGCCGTTTTCTTGATCCACAGCCCGGGGCCGCTGTTGCCGCTGATCGAATGGGGCGGAATTTTTCTCCCGTTGCTGTTCCACGCCGGTCTGGGGATTTGGATCGCCAAGACGGGGCGCAGCAACAGCAGCCAGTACCAATTCACTAGCAACAAACGGTACTCCTGGCAACGTTGGACCGGATTCATCGCCCTGGTGTACCTGTTTCTGCACGTCATGCACCTGCACGGCGGGATTCACGCCGAAGGTTGGATGAACGCGATTTACAAAGTGGGCTTCGGTCGATTCAGCCCTTACAACGCGGGCAGCTCGTTGGTCGACGCGATGAATCTCGGTTACGGAATCATCTGGCCGGCGATCTACCTGGTCGGTGTCCTGGCCTGCGTCTACCACTTTGTCAACGGACTTTGGACCGCCGGGATCACCTGGGGCCTTTGGATTTCCCCCAAAGCCCAGGCACGGGCGACCAAGGTGTGTGTGGCGCTGGGCTTGGTTTTGACGGTTATCTCCTTGGCTGCCTGGGCCGGAGCCGTTTTCCCAGGAAAAGAAGACGTCGCGGAGATGCGTGCGATCGAAGACCGCATGTATGACGCAGGTGTCGTGGCCGGTACCGTTCCTGAAAACGAACACAAACGTGACCTGCGCGGCCGTGCAGCGGCGGCAGAAGAGTCCGGGGACGCGGCGGACGGCGAGCAAGCTTCTGCGGGAACGGCCGAGCCGGCGTCCTGA
- a CDS encoding GntP family permease → MSIWLIVALAVVVVLVSILVFRLHAFLTLLLAGLLVAGLTAPESLQQYADAEVAAKAWTPEAAVSFTHSSAAARVTSAFGSTAGKIGILIALASVIGGCLSESGAARTIVARMLKWVGPKRSPEALAVSSFIIGIPVFFDTVFYLMIPLARSLRRVVGRDYVLFILAILAGGSIAHSLVPPTPGPLQVAEILNVDVGVMLGVGLAVGSLSSVLSLASARLINHFVDVPLREIAGESLPEHETDDSETATEQSEDSPEQLDRGRSPGFLESLLPIVVPVILITIGSVLAYLLKSGAVEPSGLTDVLKLVGDKNIAIAIGLAFGMTLIRYIDSDQRKTLVSRSLASAGNIILITAAGGAFGAMLRQAGIATAVGSLVDANAGLMLLPLAFCVTTAIRTLQGSATVAMITSAGVLQGFAFSEDLPFHPVYLAMAIGAGSKPVSWMTDSAFWVITRMSGMTEAEGLKVVSPMSIATGLSALAASLLMAWLFPGVG, encoded by the coding sequence ATGAGCATCTGGTTGATCGTTGCCCTTGCTGTCGTCGTGGTCTTGGTCAGCATTCTCGTGTTCCGGCTGCACGCGTTTCTCACCTTATTGTTGGCCGGATTGCTGGTTGCGGGTTTGACCGCACCGGAATCGCTTCAACAGTACGCCGATGCGGAGGTGGCCGCGAAGGCCTGGACGCCGGAAGCGGCTGTGTCATTTACGCACAGCAGTGCGGCAGCGCGTGTGACGTCGGCGTTCGGTTCGACGGCCGGAAAAATTGGGATTTTAATTGCGCTGGCCAGCGTGATCGGCGGATGTTTGTCGGAATCAGGGGCGGCCCGGACCATCGTCGCACGGATGCTGAAGTGGGTCGGCCCGAAACGTTCGCCCGAAGCGTTGGCGGTGAGTTCCTTCATCATCGGAATCCCCGTTTTCTTTGACACGGTTTTCTACTTGATGATCCCCTTGGCGCGATCCTTGCGCCGCGTGGTCGGTCGCGATTACGTGCTGTTCATCTTGGCCATCCTGGCCGGCGGTTCGATCGCGCACTCGTTGGTCCCTCCCACTCCCGGGCCGCTTCAGGTCGCCGAGATCCTGAACGTCGACGTCGGCGTGATGCTGGGAGTCGGGCTGGCCGTCGGCAGCCTGAGTAGCGTGCTGTCCCTGGCGTCGGCGCGGCTGATCAATCACTTCGTCGATGTTCCGCTGCGCGAGATCGCGGGGGAGTCGTTGCCGGAACACGAGACCGACGATTCGGAAACAGCAACAGAGCAATCAGAGGACTCGCCGGAGCAGCTCGATCGCGGGCGTTCACCGGGCTTCCTCGAGTCGCTGCTTCCGATCGTGGTGCCCGTCATCCTGATCACGATCGGCAGTGTGTTGGCGTACCTGCTGAAGTCGGGCGCGGTCGAGCCGAGCGGCTTGACGGACGTGTTGAAACTGGTCGGCGACAAGAACATCGCGATCGCGATCGGCCTGGCGTTTGGCATGACCCTGATCCGGTACATCGATTCGGACCAACGCAAGACGCTGGTCAGCCGCTCCTTGGCGTCGGCGGGGAACATCATTTTGATCACCGCCGCCGGCGGCGCGTTCGGAGCGATGCTGCGACAAGCGGGCATCGCAACGGCGGTCGGATCGCTGGTCGACGCCAACGCTGGACTGATGTTGTTGCCGCTGGCGTTTTGCGTGACCACGGCGATTCGAACGCTGCAAGGATCCGCCACCGTTGCCATGATCACCTCGGCGGGTGTGTTGCAAGGCTTTGCGTTTTCGGAGGACCTGCCGTTCCACCCGGTCTATCTGGCGATGGCGATCGGGGCGGGCAGCAAACCGGTGTCGTGGATGACCGACAGCGCGTTTTGGGTGATCACGCGGATGAGCGGGATGACCGAAGCCGAGGGGTTGAAAGTGGTTTCGCCGATGAGCATTGCGACGGGGTTGTCGGCGTTGGCCGCCAGCCTGCTGATGGCGTGGTTGTTCCCCGGGGTGGGGTGA
- the carA gene encoding glutamine-hydrolyzing carbamoyl-phosphate synthase small subunit — protein MTRIAKLALEDGTVYTGEGFGADGEINGEVVFNTSMTGYQEILTDPSYHGQIVTMTYPEIGNYGVNSIDIEHEKPSLSGFIVREESRIYSNYRAEGGLSAYLQQHGIVGVAGIDTRALVRRIREQGAMRGILSTSDLNDASLVEKAKNSLGLLGRDLVREVMPTQSRKWDNRLDDWTETEIARHGAPAGAGNAKVVCMDFGMKWNIPRHFTSRGNQVTVVPGDTSADEILKLEPDGVFLSNGPGDPEPLGYAQKTIAELIGKTPIFGICLGHQLLSLACGAKTFKLKFGHRGANQPVLDLQTGKVEITTQNHGFAVEEESLPDCLEITHRNLNDDTIAGVRHRESAAFGVQHHPEASSGPHDSHYLFDRFQSVIAK, from the coding sequence ATGACCCGCATCGCAAAACTTGCGCTCGAAGACGGCACGGTTTACACCGGAGAAGGCTTCGGGGCCGACGGTGAAATCAACGGCGAAGTCGTTTTCAATACTTCCATGACGGGCTATCAGGAAATCCTGACGGACCCCAGTTATCACGGCCAAATCGTGACGATGACGTATCCCGAGATCGGGAACTATGGCGTCAACTCGATCGATATCGAGCACGAGAAACCGTCGCTGTCGGGGTTCATCGTCCGCGAAGAGAGCCGAATCTACAGTAATTATCGCGCCGAAGGCGGCTTGTCCGCTTACCTGCAGCAGCACGGCATCGTCGGTGTGGCCGGGATCGACACCCGCGCCCTGGTGCGGCGGATTCGCGAGCAGGGTGCCATGCGGGGCATTTTATCGACCAGTGATCTGAACGACGCTTCGCTGGTCGAAAAAGCAAAAAACAGCCTCGGTTTGCTCGGCCGCGATCTGGTCCGCGAAGTGATGCCGACGCAATCGCGGAAGTGGGACAACCGGCTCGACGACTGGACCGAAACCGAAATCGCTCGGCACGGAGCCCCCGCCGGCGCGGGGAACGCAAAAGTCGTCTGCATGGACTTCGGAATGAAGTGGAACATCCCGCGTCACTTCACGTCACGCGGGAACCAAGTCACGGTCGTCCCGGGCGACACCAGCGCCGACGAAATCTTGAAGCTCGAGCCGGATGGCGTTTTCCTGTCCAACGGTCCCGGAGACCCCGAACCGTTGGGTTACGCCCAAAAAACCATTGCCGAACTGATCGGAAAAACGCCGATCTTCGGCATCTGCCTGGGGCACCAGTTGCTCTCGTTGGCGTGTGGTGCGAAGACGTTCAAGCTGAAATTCGGTCACCGGGGGGCCAACCAACCGGTGCTGGATTTGCAAACCGGTAAAGTCGAAATCACCACGCAGAATCACGGCTTCGCCGTCGAGGAAGAATCGCTGCCGGACTGCTTGGAGATCACCCACCGCAACCTCAACGACGACACGATCGCCGGCGTTCGGCATCGCGAATCGGCGGCCTTTGGTGTCCAGCATCACCCCGAAGCGTCATCGGGCCCGCACGACAGCCACTACCTGTTCGATCGATTCCAGAGCGTGATCGCCAAGTAG
- a CDS encoding alpha-1,2-fucosyltransferase: MLYANLIAAARHYGVELRNPCFAEYANLFPSTRHDLWCRYDRHLNRSTSDIEPGQVPSPRRRGILMNGIHALTNAMNTVGLRHYPAKVIRLRSGQVCDLEGDQFRSAVDSGRTMLLQGWCFRGPRLLQQHWSQIRDFFAISPSDQEAIGRTLDQARRESDLVVGVHIRRGDYAQFRGGRYCFDDHLYAQWMHSVCEQLPGRKVQFLVCSHEQLNLKNFSGLHITRGPGSALRDMYALAETDWMMGPPSTFTTWAAYFGQKPRVELHSREHTVVAPNDQAEQAVA, from the coding sequence ATGCTCTATGCCAATCTGATTGCGGCAGCGCGGCACTATGGCGTTGAGCTACGCAATCCCTGTTTCGCCGAGTATGCGAACCTGTTCCCTAGCACCCGTCACGATCTTTGGTGTCGCTACGATCGGCACTTGAACCGGTCGACGAGCGACATCGAGCCTGGCCAGGTTCCATCGCCACGACGCCGCGGCATCCTGATGAACGGGATCCACGCGCTGACCAATGCGATGAACACGGTCGGATTGCGGCACTATCCGGCCAAGGTGATTCGATTGCGATCGGGCCAAGTCTGCGATTTGGAAGGCGATCAATTTCGCAGCGCCGTTGATTCCGGACGCACGATGTTGTTGCAGGGGTGGTGTTTTCGCGGCCCGCGATTGTTGCAGCAGCACTGGTCGCAGATTCGTGATTTTTTTGCCATCTCGCCATCCGATCAAGAAGCGATCGGTCGGACGCTCGACCAGGCGCGTCGCGAAAGTGACCTGGTCGTGGGGGTCCACATCCGCCGCGGCGACTATGCCCAGTTCCGGGGCGGCCGCTACTGTTTTGACGACCATCTGTACGCGCAGTGGATGCACAGCGTGTGCGAGCAATTGCCGGGGCGGAAGGTCCAGTTTTTGGTCTGCAGCCACGAACAACTAAATCTCAAGAACTTTTCCGGCCTCCACATCACCCGCGGCCCCGGCAGCGCGTTGCGGGACATGTACGCGTTGGCCGAAACCGACTGGATGATGGGACCGCCCAGCACGTTCACGACATGGGCCGCATATTTCGGTCAAAAACCGCGCGTCGAACTGCACTCACGCGAGCACACGGTGGTCGCCCCCAACGACCAGGCCGAGCAAGCTGTCGCCTAG
- a CDS encoding 3-hydroxyacyl-CoA dehydrogenase family protein — MKPDSPQWPHGLPHVLLIGAGVVGRAIADAHAARNLPFCLADQSEEAIRAAARAFDEAGYATRDGSLAGGSPLPESLHAITVGDPSSTDATTAPIVIESIVERCEVKQEMFAALQAGLGETAVLCSNTSTLLIDEIAGRRLRSPGRVCGMHFFMPVHARAAVEVVAGKRSDDDAIQAVVDHAARLGKRAIRCQDGPGFIVNRMLSPYLNQALLLLCRGASERQIERAALAYGMPMSPLELIDWIGAPTMYHAGKAFTSAFPQRIDPSPMVPALLKRKRLGRDSGGGLFDYDRGRRSQQLSDPTQQLIETYRTDRRAFSDGDVLLLLTIPMWIEATCLLKEGVADSMSTVDLAMAGGLGFTSDANWSEFFAELGTERIDDAISRWQSEFKSMRKPDDAQVA; from the coding sequence ATGAAACCCGATTCCCCGCAGTGGCCGCACGGCTTGCCCCACGTTCTGTTGATCGGAGCGGGCGTGGTCGGACGAGCGATTGCCGACGCCCACGCGGCACGAAACCTACCGTTTTGCCTGGCAGACCAATCTGAAGAAGCGATTCGGGCGGCGGCGCGCGCGTTTGACGAAGCGGGATACGCGACACGCGACGGTTCACTGGCTGGAGGATCACCGCTTCCTGAATCACTGCACGCGATCACGGTCGGCGACCCGAGTTCGACCGATGCGACCACAGCGCCGATCGTGATCGAGTCGATCGTCGAACGCTGTGAAGTGAAACAAGAGATGTTTGCTGCGCTCCAGGCTGGGCTGGGCGAGACGGCGGTGCTCTGCAGCAACACGTCCACGCTGTTGATTGACGAGATCGCCGGCCGGCGGCTGCGTTCACCCGGTCGAGTCTGTGGGATGCACTTTTTTATGCCCGTCCATGCACGGGCGGCCGTCGAAGTTGTGGCGGGAAAACGCAGTGACGACGATGCGATCCAAGCGGTCGTGGATCACGCGGCGCGGCTGGGCAAACGTGCAATTCGCTGTCAGGATGGGCCGGGGTTCATCGTCAACCGAATGCTTTCGCCGTATCTCAATCAAGCCTTGTTGCTGCTGTGTCGTGGTGCGTCCGAACGCCAGATCGAACGTGCCGCGTTGGCCTACGGCATGCCGATGTCTCCACTGGAATTGATCGACTGGATCGGCGCGCCGACGATGTACCATGCCGGCAAAGCGTTCACCAGCGCGTTCCCGCAGCGGATTGATCCGTCGCCGATGGTGCCGGCCTTGCTCAAACGAAAACGACTCGGACGCGACTCCGGCGGCGGATTGTTTGACTACGATCGCGGTCGACGCAGTCAGCAGTTGTCCGATCCAACGCAACAACTGATTGAAACCTATCGCACCGATCGCCGCGCGTTTTCCGACGGCGATGTGTTGCTGTTGTTGACGATCCCGATGTGGATCGAAGCAACCTGTCTGTTGAAAGAAGGCGTCGCCGATTCGATGTCCACCGTCGACTTGGCGATGGCCGGCGGGCTGGGATTCACCAGCGATGCAAACTGGTCCGAATTCTTCGCCGAACTCGGTACGGAACGAATCGATGACGCGATCAGTCGATGGCAATCCGAATTCAAGTCCATGCGCAAGCCCGATGATGCCCAAGTGGCGTAA
- a CDS encoding gamma-glutamylcyclotransferase family protein, producing the protein MLLPQNQPAIDSVFVYGTLKRGQCRETCWPVAPLQVIPGWVQGTLYGRDDYPALLAGKHHVAGERWMFELPLMPRVLSVLDDIEGTDGNSPDDLYHRHVVDVYGEKGERMGTAYTYFYHRDPLADGFSEVPVIGGIQLWPTDG; encoded by the coding sequence ATGCTTCTCCCCCAGAACCAACCAGCGATCGATTCCGTCTTTGTCTACGGCACACTCAAACGCGGGCAATGTCGCGAGACCTGCTGGCCCGTCGCGCCGCTGCAGGTGATTCCAGGCTGGGTGCAAGGAACGCTGTATGGGCGCGATGACTATCCGGCGCTCCTGGCGGGAAAACATCACGTGGCCGGCGAACGGTGGATGTTCGAACTGCCGTTGATGCCGCGGGTGCTGTCCGTCTTGGACGACATCGAAGGAACCGACGGTAATTCGCCGGACGACCTGTACCACCGTCATGTGGTCGACGTGTATGGAGAAAAAGGCGAACGGATGGGGACCGCCTATACCTATTTCTATCATCGCGATCCGCTTGCCGATGGGTTTTCCGAAGTGCCGGTCATCGGCGGAATCCAGCTCTGGCCGACCGATGGGTGA
- a CDS encoding Gfo/Idh/MocA family oxidoreductase yields MHQPAEKPSTDRRSFLKNGATVGAAASVAMTLPGRADAATGANERLRIGFIGPGGRGFGAHVKTLCDLHKEGRKIDLVGVAEVYETQRDMVADYIKDKTGTDPGRYVDYNDMIAKENLDAVCIGTPDHWHHKQIIDSLAAGLNVYCEKPMTKTVEEAFNVENKWRASGKVMQVGVQSTSLPVWNEIRALLQDGKLGKVLGFQTEYFRNSNVGQWRYYKLVDDMNPKKIDWQRWLGTNEELAPEMPFDRAVYKQWRRFWPFGSGMFTDLFVHRTTSMLKATGLRIPGRVVGAGGIFMEYDGRDVPDVATVAADFNEGVQGLITATMCNQESRVNQLIRGHYGTFELGNGEGFDGFDFVPERRQVTSQGDSAKRTFENERISTQPVKNTTKAHFANFLDACEAGEPELCNNPPDLGAAAMAVVNLGAQSYRNGEVYFVDSDNRGISTKDPGWAKKWEAKSKARELPNHIAGWKAGDFGSTLDEPEYMKLAGPWTDGQDPAGS; encoded by the coding sequence ATGCACCAACCTGCTGAAAAACCAAGTACCGACCGACGATCCTTTTTGAAAAACGGCGCCACAGTGGGTGCGGCGGCGAGCGTCGCGATGACGCTGCCCGGACGTGCCGATGCCGCCACCGGTGCCAACGAACGCCTGCGCATCGGGTTCATCGGCCCCGGCGGGCGCGGTTTCGGCGCCCACGTGAAAACTCTTTGTGACCTGCACAAGGAAGGCCGCAAGATCGACTTGGTCGGGGTCGCCGAGGTCTACGAGACGCAGCGCGACATGGTCGCCGATTACATCAAAGACAAAACCGGTACGGATCCGGGGCGCTATGTCGATTACAACGACATGATTGCCAAAGAAAATCTGGACGCCGTTTGCATCGGAACTCCGGATCACTGGCACCACAAACAGATCATCGATTCGCTCGCCGCGGGGTTGAACGTCTACTGCGAAAAACCGATGACCAAGACGGTCGAAGAAGCGTTCAACGTCGAAAACAAGTGGCGCGCCTCGGGCAAGGTCATGCAGGTCGGCGTCCAGTCCACCAGTCTGCCGGTTTGGAACGAAATCCGGGCGTTGCTTCAAGACGGAAAACTCGGCAAGGTTCTCGGGTTCCAAACCGAATACTTCCGCAACAGCAATGTCGGCCAATGGCGCTATTACAAGCTGGTGGACGACATGAACCCCAAGAAAATCGACTGGCAGCGTTGGCTGGGCACGAACGAAGAACTCGCCCCGGAGATGCCGTTTGACCGAGCGGTTTACAAGCAATGGCGACGATTCTGGCCCTTCGGCAGCGGCATGTTCACCGACTTGTTCGTGCACCGAACGACTTCGATGTTGAAGGCGACGGGACTTCGGATCCCCGGACGCGTGGTCGGAGCGGGCGGGATTTTCATGGAGTACGACGGCCGCGATGTGCCCGACGTTGCCACCGTCGCGGCGGACTTCAACGAAGGCGTCCAGGGTTTGATCACCGCGACGATGTGCAACCAGGAATCTCGCGTCAATCAGTTGATCCGTGGTCACTACGGCACCTTCGAACTCGGCAACGGCGAAGGTTTTGACGGATTTGATTTTGTCCCCGAACGACGCCAAGTCACTTCGCAGGGAGATTCCGCCAAACGGACGTTTGAAAACGAACGCATCTCCACCCAGCCGGTCAAGAACACGACCAAGGCCCACTTCGCGAACTTCTTGGATGCCTGTGAAGCCGGCGAGCCGGAACTTTGCAACAACCCGCCGGACCTGGGCGCCGCGGCCATGGCCGTGGTCAACTTGGGGGCACAAAGCTATCGCAACGGCGAGGTCTACTTCGTCGATTCCGACAACCGCGGCATCAGCACCAAAGATCCCGGCTGGGCGAAGAAATGGGAGGCCAAATCGAAGGCTCGTGAATTGCCCAACCACATCGCAGGTTGGAAGGCCGGCGATTTCGGCAGCACGCTTGACGAGCCGGAATACATGAAGCTGGCCGGCCCCTGGACCGACGGCCAAGATCCCGCCGGATCCTGA
- the lysA gene encoding diaminopimelate decarboxylase, with product MASLTTPKFSTSRHQIAGISVAELAKQYGTPLYVYDLNVIEQRIADLSQFDVIRYAQKACGNIAILDRMRRRDVVVDAVSCGEIQRALAAGYSPHDHQIVYTADIFDAAALDLVVEHKLHVNCGSPDMISQLGERLPGAEVTLRINPGFGHGHSQKTNTGGEQSKHGIWHTQIDDCLRRADQYGVTVTGLHMHIGSGTDLEHLSEVCEAMERVAMEVGRTITTISAGGGLPVPYSESESYVDLEKYFQLWDSTRNRLSESFGHPVTLEIEPGRYLSAESGFLVAEVRSVKKVGENLFVLLDAGFNDLARPVMYGSHHPISVCSSDGAAVEDRDTVEAVVGGPLCESGDIFTQREGGYVHSRALPMCRVGDFVILENAGAYGFVMASNYNSKTRAAEVLIEHGQAKLIRRRETFEDLIRCEIIPE from the coding sequence ATGGCCTCTCTGACAACGCCCAAATTTTCTACCAGTCGCCATCAGATCGCGGGGATTTCCGTCGCGGAACTGGCCAAACAGTACGGTACGCCGCTCTACGTTTATGACCTGAACGTGATCGAGCAGCGGATTGCGGATTTGAGTCAATTCGACGTGATCCGTTATGCCCAGAAAGCGTGCGGGAACATCGCCATTTTGGATCGCATGCGGCGGCGTGATGTGGTGGTTGACGCGGTCAGCTGCGGTGAAATTCAGCGTGCGCTCGCGGCGGGGTATTCCCCCCACGACCACCAGATCGTCTACACCGCGGATATTTTTGACGCCGCCGCCTTGGATTTGGTCGTCGAGCACAAGTTGCACGTCAATTGCGGATCACCCGATATGATTTCGCAGCTGGGCGAGCGTCTTCCCGGCGCCGAAGTCACGCTGCGAATCAATCCCGGGTTCGGCCACGGTCACAGCCAAAAAACGAACACCGGTGGCGAACAAAGCAAGCACGGAATCTGGCACACCCAGATCGACGATTGCCTGCGTCGGGCCGATCAGTACGGCGTCACCGTGACCGGGCTGCACATGCACATCGGTTCGGGCACCGACCTGGAACACCTGAGCGAGGTCTGTGAAGCGATGGAACGCGTGGCGATGGAGGTCGGCAGGACGATCACGACGATCAGCGCCGGCGGTGGTTTGCCCGTGCCGTACAGCGAGTCGGAATCCTATGTCGATTTGGAAAAATACTTTCAATTGTGGGACAGCACCCGCAACCGACTGAGCGAGTCGTTCGGTCATCCGGTGACGTTGGAAATCGAGCCGGGGCGTTACCTATCGGCCGAATCGGGATTCTTGGTCGCCGAAGTTCGCAGCGTCAAAAAGGTGGGCGAAAACCTGTTTGTGTTGCTCGATGCCGGGTTCAACGATCTGGCGCGGCCGGTCATGTATGGTTCCCACCACCCGATTTCGGTTTGTTCTTCCGACGGTGCCGCCGTCGAGGATCGCGATACCGTCGAAGCCGTTGTCGGCGGACCGCTGTGTGAGTCCGGCGATATCTTCACCCAGCGCGAAGGCGGCTACGTCCACAGTCGAGCGCTTCCGATGTGCCGTGTCGGTGACTTTGTCATCCTGGAGAACGCCGGCGCCTACGGGTTTGTCATGGCCAGCAATTACAACAGCAAGACCCGAGCGGCGGAGGTGCTGATCGAACACGGTCAGGCCAAGTTGATTCGCAGGCGAGAGACGTTTGAGGATCTGATTCGCTGTGAAATCATTCCGGAGTGA
- a CDS encoding sensor histidine kinase, with the protein MPAAPLPPNESVRLQSLADYQIVDSLPEQEYDDIVGIAARICRTPIALVSLIDADRQWFKARVGVDVAQTDRSAAFCAHAILHQDEVLAVRDATQDPRFLDNPLVTGAPHIRFYAGSPLVTPQGIALGTLCVIDSIPRELSGEQLMSLKALGRQTTSLIELRGRTNQLEKYRSELERSNEALQEFAYAASHDLKQPIRGIGSLTEFFVEDYGDQLDDSAKEKLELIRRLTDRAQTMIDQMLYYARVGSVVDRLQPVDLNEVVDQVKENLFALIASGQVTIQSRQLPSVSGEPVLLNELFQNLISNGIKYNDNESKTVEVGFQTKRIGDEDEPVTAFFVADNGIGIPKRMRPEVFTIFRRLHAADAYGGGSGAGLTIARKIVETHGGRIWIDPAYQGGTCFWFTIGSSAAGIENEFRHDNIRSERDVCHAIGI; encoded by the coding sequence ATGCCAGCGGCGCCACTTCCTCCCAACGAATCGGTTCGGTTGCAATCTCTGGCCGACTACCAGATTGTTGACTCATTGCCCGAGCAAGAATATGACGACATCGTCGGCATCGCAGCTCGCATTTGCAGAACACCGATTGCGTTGGTCAGCTTGATCGACGCCGATCGCCAATGGTTCAAGGCGCGGGTCGGAGTGGATGTCGCCCAGACCGATCGTTCTGCGGCATTCTGCGCGCACGCGATCTTGCATCAAGACGAGGTATTGGCCGTCCGTGACGCGACGCAAGATCCGAGATTTCTGGACAATCCGCTGGTCACCGGGGCTCCGCACATTCGCTTTTATGCCGGATCGCCTTTGGTGACACCCCAAGGCATCGCATTGGGGACACTCTGCGTGATCGATTCGATTCCCCGCGAACTCTCTGGCGAACAATTGATGTCGCTCAAAGCACTCGGTCGCCAAACCACGTCGCTGATCGAGTTGCGTGGGCGAACGAATCAATTGGAAAAGTATCGCTCGGAACTGGAACGATCCAACGAAGCACTGCAAGAATTCGCCTACGCCGCATCACACGATTTGAAGCAACCGATTCGTGGGATCGGTTCCCTGACAGAGTTCTTTGTCGAAGATTACGGCGACCAGTTGGATGATTCGGCAAAAGAAAAGCTGGAACTGATCCGGCGGCTGACCGATCGCGCCCAAACCATGATCGATCAAATGCTGTACTACGCCCGTGTCGGCAGCGTGGTCGATCGGCTGCAGCCGGTCGATCTGAACGAAGTGGTCGACCAGGTTAAGGAGAATCTGTTTGCCCTGATCGCCTCCGGCCAAGTCACGATCCAAAGCAGGCAGCTACCGTCGGTCAGCGGTGAACCGGTGCTGCTCAATGAGTTGTTTCAGAACCTGATCTCCAACGGAATCAAATACAACGACAACGAATCGAAAACCGTGGAGGTCGGATTCCAGACAAAGCGGATCGGGGACGAGGACGAACCGGTGACCGCCTTCTTCGTCGCCGACAATGGGATCGGCATTCCCAAACGGATGCGCCCCGAAGTGTTCACGATTTTCCGCCGGTTGCATGCCGCCGACGCCTATGGCGGAGGTTCCGGAGCCGGTCTGACGATCGCTCGAAAAATTGTCGAAACCCACGGCGGCAGAATCTGGATCGATCCGGCTTACCAGGGTGGCACCTGTTTCTGGTTCACGATCGGATCCTCGGCGGCAGGAATCGAAAACGAATTCCGCCATGACAACATTCGATCCGAACGGGATGTCTGTCACGCCATCGGCATCTGA